TTCTGGTATCATATTTCCGTACAAAAATGAGAAAGGAGGTTTCATAATTATGAAAGTTTTATCTGTGGTACTGCTGTTTCTGATCGGATGTGTCTCGTCTTTTGGCTCGCAGGATGTACCTTTAAGAGTGCTTGCAGAAAAGCTGAACATTTACGTTGGTTTCGCTGCGAGGAACAACTTCTGGTCTCTTCCTGATGCAGGAAAGTACATGAAAATTGCAAAGAGGGAATTCAACATTCTAACGCCTGAGAACCAGATGAAATGGGATACCATCCATCCAGAAAAAAACAGATACAACTTCGAACCTGCCGAAAAACATGTCGAATTTGCGGAGAAAAACGGAATGATCGTACACGGCCATACCCTTGTCTGGCACAACCAGCTTCCGGGATGGTTCACCAGTAGAGAATGGTCGAAAGAAGAACTCCTGAATGTTCTCGAAGACCACATAAAAACGGTAGTGTCTCACTTCAAAGGTAGAGTGAAGATCTGGGATGTGGTGAACGAAGCGGTGAATGATGCTGGAACCTATAGAGAAAGTATCTGGTACAAAACGATCGGACCTGAGTACATAGAAAAAGCGTTCTTATGGGCAAGGGAAGCAGATCCTGAGGCGATGCTCATCTACAACGATTACAACATCGAAGAAATCAACGCCAAGTCGAACTTTGTCTACAACATGATAAAGGAACTGAAGGAAAAAGGAGTCCCCATAGACGGTGTGGGATTTCAGATGCACATGGACTACAGAGGTCTCAATTACGACAGTTTCAGAAGAAATCTGGAGAGGTTCGCAGAACTTGGCCTTCAGATCTACATCACGGAGATGGACGTGCGAATTCCTCTCAGTGGGTCGGAGGAGTACTATTTGAAGAAGCAGGAGGAAGTTTATAAGAAGATCTTCGAGATCTGTCTGGATAACCCTGCTGTCAGGGCAGTTCAGTTCTGGGGGTTCACGGACAAGTACTCTTGGGTGCCTGGTTTCTTCAAAGGTTACGGCAAGGCGTTGATTTTCGATGAAAACTACAATCCTAAACCATGTTATTTCGCGATAAAAGAGGTCATGGAAGAAAAGCTAGAAGAAAGGGAATGAGGGGGCATCGCCCCCTTTCCTTTTCAGCAGTATCTCTCTTTCATCTTACCTATCGCTTCCCAGAGTCCAAGAATATAGGTAGCACCAAGTGCTCTGTCGTAGAGTCCATAACCGGGACGTGTATTTTCGCTCCAGATCAACCTTCCGTGGTCTGGTCGGATGTATCCTTCGTAACCTATGTCATGAAACGCCTTCATCACCTCAAAAAGGTCGTGCGAACCACAGAAAGTTGGATGAGCCGTTTCGTAGAACTTCTTCTCACCGGTGAACTT
This window of the Thermotoga sp. genome carries:
- a CDS encoding endo-1,4-beta-xylanase, with product MKVLSVVLLFLIGCVSSFGSQDVPLRVLAEKLNIYVGFAARNNFWSLPDAGKYMKIAKREFNILTPENQMKWDTIHPEKNRYNFEPAEKHVEFAEKNGMIVHGHTLVWHNQLPGWFTSREWSKEELLNVLEDHIKTVVSHFKGRVKIWDVVNEAVNDAGTYRESIWYKTIGPEYIEKAFLWAREADPEAMLIYNDYNIEEINAKSNFVYNMIKELKEKGVPIDGVGFQMHMDYRGLNYDSFRRNLERFAELGLQIYITEMDVRIPLSGSEEYYLKKQEEVYKKIFEICLDNPAVRAVQFWGFTDKYSWVPGFFKGYGKALIFDENYNPKPCYFAIKEVMEEKLEERE